The DNA window CATAGCAAAGGTATCCGCTGCAGCATTACGAATACAAAATGGTCCACGCGACTTCATTCAACAACCTCTAAAATCAAACACTGTAATTAACAACAAAATACACATGATCAACTGCCATATAGCTAACCATCCAGATTATATCTCCATTAGAGCATACAATTTACAGCTTATGGCTCCATTTTTAAATTAAAGAAGTAAATTAATGACCAAATTTCCGCACAAAAGTAGTTCATTTCACCATTTCGAATATAAAACGGTCTTTTTAGGCAAAAAATGGAGTAAAAAAACAAAAATTCTAGTGCTTTAAGAGAGTTACAAAATGGGTCAACGCCATTTTTCAGAACAAAATGCGGCTTGTTAGATAGGAAATCGTAAAGTTATGCTATTAACTGACAAGAATTCAGAGTTAACTTAACGTGAGAAGCCTTCGAATTACTACCTGATATCGATTTATCGCAAATTGATTGGTAATATGGCCGTAACTGACCAGCCCATTAACAAATGGTATTCTATTTTGAAACTACAAGACATTCTCTCCCTTCCCGAGCTTGATGGAAAATTACTCAATCTGGCTAAAACTCAAGGCTTTGTAACTGCAATGGCATCAGCGCCAAATGTTCTGATGCCACAAGACTGGCTGCCATTCCTTTGGGGCGGAGAAGAAACCGCACCTTTTAGTGATGGAGAACAGCTAGAACAGTACATTGATGAAATTGTTCAGATGTGGAATCAAACTCGTCCGGCGTTACTAGATGGAGCTTGGGAGTGGCCTGAAGGTTGTGCACTGGATGAGCAAGACATCGTAACGGCGACGACTCGTGATTTCTGTGAAGGCGTTTTACAGGGTTGGCAATTAGCCCGCGATGATTGGGAAACACTAATGCCTGAAGACAGTGAAGACAACGCACTGCTTGGTGGCGTTCTGCTTTCTCTTACTATGCTCTATGATCCAGAAACCACCATCGAAACACTAGCAGAACAAGGAA is part of the Vibrio sp. B1FLJ16 genome and encodes:
- a CDS encoding YecA family protein, which encodes MAVTDQPINKWYSILKLQDILSLPELDGKLLNLAKTQGFVTAMASAPNVLMPQDWLPFLWGGEETAPFSDGEQLEQYIDEIVQMWNQTRPALLDGAWEWPEGCALDEQDIVTATTRDFCEGVLQGWQLARDDWETLMPEDSEDNALLGGVLLSLTMLYDPETTIETLAEQGMEGLEQFEEIFNAMPVMLCGLTQRGVTLAEEQ